From one Rhopalosiphum padi isolate XX-2018 chromosome 2, ASM2088224v1, whole genome shotgun sequence genomic stretch:
- the LOC132922453 gene encoding integrin alpha-PS2-like isoform X1 — protein MTLPSSRPLSTLLVITLCCNAVFGFNVDVKNCIRHRGPEGSMFGFSVAQHKEHGRSWLLIGAPEAQTAQPGVEKGGAVFKCGTTREDDCEQIPFDTRGNNNSSKWIQIDSKSRQWFGATVRSSGDNGVVLACAPRYVYFTSNGNKREPVGSCYTTSDFTTDFAEYSPCRTRNWGHHKQGTCQAGLGASVSKDGKRLFIGAVGSWYWQGQLYSVNSSARLPFLPAIQYIIDDIDEGQFYSQNLYSRPDVLSTNEGPPADDDSYLGYSVAVGAFGFGSESGAAVGMPRGAGLFGKVLLYSTDLINLYNITGDQLGAYFGYSICVSDVDGDGGDDIIIGAPLYSEFSKNDGSYETGKVYVYLKKEGYKFYERNTRMGFNSKSRFGLALSNLGDINKDGYGDFAVGAPYDGPNELGAVYIYHGTKTGVREKYSQVIKSEDVSVGVRPISTFGFSLSGGTDLDNNQYPDLIIGAYESDIAYFMKSRPVAQMTTSVYFKSENKQIALERRECTTRDGTLVPCLFLSTCLQYTGIGVDDQLNIEMQLILDAKKPKSPRMFFLLDENRNVLNHSLTLDKNDQSCKTFNVYLKNNVRDKLTPLEAELRYRIIEENRKFTRTLTPVIDLDNELFAVSRDSISIQKNCGGDNICIPNLRLIATPDSESFLLGSNKKLKVDVIVQNEGEDSFETTFDMTVPPGINYVKIERVDNNENDIPVQCSAPSEITNNTLHCDIGNPLPRDKNVQFKVVLEPYQTTETKAKYEFNMVVNSTNPERFDSISDNTKYLGVPLWAETDLIIVGSSKPVDVHYNITMEESLNITDEKQIGPQVIHIYGIRNKGPSDILEAEAYIDWPMFTLAGEPLLYLLEMPETNGQVKCEAIEEINPLKLNIDRKRKSYFESSGLISSGSGASVTVKGSESTSSSSAGAVVTKIKTFAELTEEEKRRFMEIQKKEEEESKLQWGDGSYEQKIRYQNSKHESSGTTVNGGISHSRNEGSGATVVTDVNRGPKFMIGSSESGGGGGVVHSEYSGSKSTSVVTGGQRGSEVSGTSVVTNANRGPAFTVESSESNGGVVHNEYESKSSSSGSAGGASSTQGNHWSVAGGAESDSRYGSSSRGVYGAAHFDESESSSGGSTFQMGASSSGGTSRVETVNTDSRFAGSFENSAGSESRGQSSVTVIQSGSEARGGSKVYSGSEVRGGSEVYGGSEVRGGSKVYGGSEVRGGSEVYDGSEVRGGSKVYGGSEIRGGSEVRSEWSSGGQSSVNSHGGANGWETSKSTAESRGEKWSRDNGVGTQWNQGSSGWHQGAKNFTNFRESEKSHVANTTWDDSTGGGMPKTYVTDRWRTNNDGVVRNGSSSHVVDGDALDYRDAAVRRMNMAAGTGGVTNVLGGTTGDDSDLSISLTGGAAVTERQNQGFRQTKVDESETVQRWRTVDGKLYRANAAGTWDTLHMTSDGSGSTDVYEAQDLSPQNYVKPTDVDGKFKLYTRFRRDTQTKRCGPTRCVTVKCKIGPLSKDQEVWLSFRSRAWVSTLKKVALNRPVTLSSTLSAKVTKLQYIGKPESKLAQVRSYEVFTEVIPRDLAVKPDIIPLWIVVLAAVAGTAILLLLVYLLYKCGFFKRNRPSNAPEKQPLTHRNGQAELYQTGDEAL, from the exons gaaACAACAATTCATCCAAATGGATTCAAATAGACAGTAAGTCACGTCAATGGTTCGGCGCCACCGTAAGGAGCTCCGGAGACAATGGAGTAgttttg gcCTGCGCTCCGAGGTATGTCTATTTCACTAGCAATGGCAACAAAAGAGAACCTGTGGGTTCGTGTTACACCACCTCAGACTTTACGACAGATTTCGCTGAGTATTCTCCGTGTCGAACGC GGAATTGGGGTCACCATAAACAGGGTACTTGCCAAGCTGGACTCGGGGCATCTGTTTCTAAG GACGGAAAGCGATTATTCATTGGTGCCGTCGGAAGTTGGTATTGGCAAG GCCAATTATACTCAGTCAATTCGTCAGCTCGATTGCCGTTTTTACCGGCAATACAATATATCATCGACGACATCGACGAAG gccaATTTTACTCGCAAAACTTGTATAGTCGACCGGATGTACTTTCGACCAACGAGGGACCGCCAGCAGACGACGATTCGTATCTCGGGTATTCGGTTGCCGTCGGTGCTTTTGGATTTGGTTCGGAATCCGGCGCTGCCGTTGGAATGCCTAGGGGCGCAGGACTTTTTGGAAAA GTCCTTTTATATTCCACCGACCTAATAAATTTGTACAACATCACTGGCGATCAACTTGGTGCATATTTCGGTTATTCGATTTGTGTGTCAGACGTAGACGGCGATGGTGGCGACGACATAATTATCGGTGCACCGCTATACAGCGAGTTTTCCAAAAACGACGGATCCTATGAGACTGGAAAAGTTTACGTGTACTTGAAAAAAGAG GGATATAAATTTTACGAACGGAACACAAGAATGGGATTTAACTCAAAATCTCGTTTTGGACTTGCTTTGAGTAACTTAGGCGATATAAACAAAGATGGATATGGAG ATTTTGCCGTGGGTGCTCCGTATGACGGACCCAATGAATTGGGCGCAGTATACATATACCACGGAACTAAAACTGGCGTTCGGGAAAAGTATTCTCAAGTGATCAAATCGGAAGACGTATCCGTTGGAGTGAGACCTATATCGACGTTTGGTTTTTCGTTGTCAGGCGGAACAGACTTGGACAACAATCAGTATCCAGATCTGATTATCGGTGCTTACGAATCAGACATAGCTTATTTCATGAAATCTAGACCCGTAGCTCAAATGACCACGTCCGTATATTTCAAGTCTGAAAATAAGCAAATAGCGCTGGAACGTAGAGAGTGTACGACCAGAGACGGTACTCTAGTCCCGTGTTTATTTTTGTCCACTTGTTTACAATATACGGGAATTGGCGTCGATGATCAACTGA atATTGAAATGCAACTGATACTGGATGCTAAGAAACCAAAATCTCCAAGAATGTTCTTTTTATTGGACGAAAACCGAAATGTATTGAACCATAGTTTAACGTTAGATAAGAATGATCAATCTTGTAAGACATTCAACGTTTACTTGAAG aacaaTGTTAGAGACAAGTTGACGCCATTAGAAGCAGAGTTGAGATATAGAATTATTGAGGAGAATAGAAAATTTACTAGAACTCTAACACCTGTAATAGATCTGGATAACGAACTATTTGCCGTCTCTAGAGACTCTATAAGTATACAAAAGAATTGCGGAGGAGATAATATTTGCATACCAAATCTTCGACTTATTGCTACACC GGACTCCGAATCTTTCTTGCTaggttcaaataaaaaattaaaagttgacgTTATAGTACAAAACGAAGGTGAAGATTCTTTTGAGACCACTTTTGACATGACTGTACCCCCAGgcatcaattatgtaaaaatagaaagagtagataataatgaaaacgatATACCTGTACAATGTTCAGCTCCATCAGAAATTACAAACAACACTTTACATTGTGACATTGGAAACCCATTGCCCCGAGATAAAAAT gtacaATTTAAAGTTGTTTTGGAACCATATCAAACTACTGAAACTAAGGCTAAATACGAATTCAACATGGTGGTGAACAGCACAAATCCAGAACGTTTTGATTCCATATCAGATAACACCAAATACTTAGGGGTACCTCTTTGGGCGGAAACCGATTTGATTATTGTAGGATCGTCAAAACCTGTggacgtacattataatataacgatggAAGAATCTCTAAATATTACCGACGAAAAGCAAATCGGCCCACAAGTTATTCACATATACGGGATTCGTAATAAAGGTCCTTCAGATATATTAGAAGCTGAAGCTTATATTGACTGGCCCATGTTCACATTGGcag GAGAACCACTGTTATACTTACTTGAAATGCCCGAAACAAATGGACAGGTAAAATGTGAAGCAATTGAAGAaattaatccattaaaattaaat ATCGATCGTAAAAGGAAATCGTATTTTGAATCGAGTGGTTTAATCTCTAGCGGCTCAGGTGCGTCGGTCACTGTTAAGGGTTCAGAAAGTACTAGTTCGAGTTCTGCAGGTGCGGTCGTTACGAAAATCAAAACGTTTGCGGAACTGACGGAGGAAGAAAAAAGACGTTTCATGGAAATCCAAAAGAAGGAAGAAGAAGAATCGAAATTGCAGTGGGGAGACGGTTCGTACGAACAAAAAATTCGATACCAAAACTCCAAACACGAATCGAGCGGAACGACAGTGAACGGCGGTATAAGCCATAGTCGTAATGAGGGTTCCGGAGCGACGGTCGTTACCGACGTCAACCGAGGGCCAAAATTCATGATTGGATCATCGGAGAGCGGCGGAGGCGGAGGCGTAGTCCACAGCGAGTATTCGGGATCGAAGTCAACGAGCGTGGTGACCGGTGGTCAACGTGGCAGCGAAGTATCCGGCACTTCGGTTGTTACTAACGCAAACCGAGGGCCGGCGTTCACCGTCGAGTCGTCTGAAAGCAATGGTGGCGTAGTGCATAACGAGTACGAATCGAAGTCCTCTTCTTCGGGTTCCGCGGGTGGCGCGTCGAGTACGCAGGGCAACCATTGGTCCGTGGCCGGTGGAGCGGAGAGTGACTCCCGGTACGGTTCATCGTCCCGCGGTGTGTACGGCGCCGCTCACTTTGACGAGTCCGAGTCGTCGTCAGGCGGTTCGACTTTCCAGATGGGTGCGTCGTCGTCCGGGGGTACGTCACGCGTCGAGACCGTGAACACAGATTCTCGTTTTGCGGGATCGTTTGAAAACAGCGCCGGATCGGAATCCCGTGGTCAGTCGTCCGTGACAGTCATCCAGAGCGGATCGGAAGCACGCGGCGGATCGAAAGTATATAGTGGATCGGAAGTACGCGGCGGATCGGAAGTATATGGTGGATCGGAAGTACGCGGCGGATCGAAGGTATACGGTGGTTCGGAAGTACGCGGCGGATCGGAAGTATATGATGGATCGGAAGTACGTGGCGGATCGAAGGTATACGGTGGTTCGGAAATACGCGGCGGATCGGAAGTACGTAGCGAATGGTCGTCCGGCGGTCAATCGTCAGTGAATTCGCACGGCGGAGCTAATGGTTGGGAAACGTCTAAGTCGACCGCCGAATCACGAGGAGAAAAATGGTCCCGTGACAATGGGGTCGGCACACAGTGGAATCAGGGCAGCAGTGGCTGGCACCAGGGCGCTAAAAACTTCACAAATTTCCGGGAATCAGAAAAAAGCCACGTAGCCAACACGACGTGGGACGACTCTACAGGCGGTGGTATGCCTAAGACGTACGTGACGGACCGATGGAGGACCAACAACGACGGAGTAGTGCGCAACGGCAGTTCGTCGCACGTCGTGGACGGTGACGCGTTGGACTACCGTGACGCTGCGGTGCGCAGGATGAACATGGCGGCGGGAACGGGCGGCGTGACCAACGTCTTGGGCGGTACGACAGGCGACGACAGTGACCTGTCGATCAGCCTGACCGGCGGCGCTGCAGTCACGGAAAGGCAGAACCAAGGATTCAGACAGACCAAAGTGGACGAGTCGGAAACGGTGCAAAGGTGGCGGACGGTAGACGGAAAACTGTACCGCGCCAACGCGGCAGGCACATGGGACACGTTGCACATGACTTCCGACGGTAGTGGGTCGACAGACGTGTACGAAGCGCAGGATTTAAGTCCGCAAAACTACGTCAAACCGACCGACGTCGACGGCAAGTTCAAGCTGTACACCCGGTTCCGGAGGGATACGCAAACCAAGCGGTGTGGACCCACGAGGTGCGTGACCGTCAAATGTAAGATTGGACCACTGTCCAAGGACCAAGAGGTGTGGCTGTCGTTTAGGTCCAGGGCTTGGGTCAGCACTCTGAAAAAG GTGGCGCTCAACAGACCGGTGACGCTGAGTTCCACGTTATCCGCAAAAGTCACGAAGCTACAATACATCGGCAAGCCGGAAAGTAAACTCGCCCAGGTCAGGAGCTACGAAGTGTTCACGGAAGTCATCCCTCGAGACCTGGCTGTTAAACCGGACATCATTCCGCTTTGGATCGTTGTCTTGGCCGCCGTCGCTGGAACGGCCATCCTGTTGCTGCTCGTGTACCTGCTCTACAAG TGTGGATTTTTCAAACGCAATCGGCCATCTAACGCACCAGAAAAACAACCATTGACACACAGAAATGGACAGGCAGAGCTTTATCAAACAGGAGACGAAGCTTTGTAG
- the LOC132922453 gene encoding integrin alpha-PS2-like isoform X2 — MTLPSSRPLSTLLVITLCCNAVFGFNVDVKNCIRHRGPEGSMFGFSVAQHKEHGRSWLLIGAPEAQTAQPGVEKGGAVFKCGTTREDDCEQIPFDTRGNNNSSKWIQIDSKSRQWFGATVRSSGDNGVVLACAPRYVYFTSNGNKREPVGSCYTTSDFTTDFAEYSPCRTRNWGHHKQGTCQAGLGASVSKDGKRLFIGAVGSWYWQGQFYSQNLYSRPDVLSTNEGPPADDDSYLGYSVAVGAFGFGSESGAAVGMPRGAGLFGKVLLYSTDLINLYNITGDQLGAYFGYSICVSDVDGDGGDDIIIGAPLYSEFSKNDGSYETGKVYVYLKKEGYKFYERNTRMGFNSKSRFGLALSNLGDINKDGYGDFAVGAPYDGPNELGAVYIYHGTKTGVREKYSQVIKSEDVSVGVRPISTFGFSLSGGTDLDNNQYPDLIIGAYESDIAYFMKSRPVAQMTTSVYFKSENKQIALERRECTTRDGTLVPCLFLSTCLQYTGIGVDDQLNIEMQLILDAKKPKSPRMFFLLDENRNVLNHSLTLDKNDQSCKTFNVYLKNNVRDKLTPLEAELRYRIIEENRKFTRTLTPVIDLDNELFAVSRDSISIQKNCGGDNICIPNLRLIATPDSESFLLGSNKKLKVDVIVQNEGEDSFETTFDMTVPPGINYVKIERVDNNENDIPVQCSAPSEITNNTLHCDIGNPLPRDKNVQFKVVLEPYQTTETKAKYEFNMVVNSTNPERFDSISDNTKYLGVPLWAETDLIIVGSSKPVDVHYNITMEESLNITDEKQIGPQVIHIYGIRNKGPSDILEAEAYIDWPMFTLAGEPLLYLLEMPETNGQVKCEAIEEINPLKLNIDRKRKSYFESSGLISSGSGASVTVKGSESTSSSSAGAVVTKIKTFAELTEEEKRRFMEIQKKEEEESKLQWGDGSYEQKIRYQNSKHESSGTTVNGGISHSRNEGSGATVVTDVNRGPKFMIGSSESGGGGGVVHSEYSGSKSTSVVTGGQRGSEVSGTSVVTNANRGPAFTVESSESNGGVVHNEYESKSSSSGSAGGASSTQGNHWSVAGGAESDSRYGSSSRGVYGAAHFDESESSSGGSTFQMGASSSGGTSRVETVNTDSRFAGSFENSAGSESRGQSSVTVIQSGSEARGGSKVYSGSEVRGGSEVYGGSEVRGGSKVYGGSEVRGGSEVYDGSEVRGGSKVYGGSEIRGGSEVRSEWSSGGQSSVNSHGGANGWETSKSTAESRGEKWSRDNGVGTQWNQGSSGWHQGAKNFTNFRESEKSHVANTTWDDSTGGGMPKTYVTDRWRTNNDGVVRNGSSSHVVDGDALDYRDAAVRRMNMAAGTGGVTNVLGGTTGDDSDLSISLTGGAAVTERQNQGFRQTKVDESETVQRWRTVDGKLYRANAAGTWDTLHMTSDGSGSTDVYEAQDLSPQNYVKPTDVDGKFKLYTRFRRDTQTKRCGPTRCVTVKCKIGPLSKDQEVWLSFRSRAWVSTLKKVALNRPVTLSSTLSAKVTKLQYIGKPESKLAQVRSYEVFTEVIPRDLAVKPDIIPLWIVVLAAVAGTAILLLLVYLLYKCGFFKRNRPSNAPEKQPLTHRNGQAELYQTGDEAL; from the exons gaaACAACAATTCATCCAAATGGATTCAAATAGACAGTAAGTCACGTCAATGGTTCGGCGCCACCGTAAGGAGCTCCGGAGACAATGGAGTAgttttg gcCTGCGCTCCGAGGTATGTCTATTTCACTAGCAATGGCAACAAAAGAGAACCTGTGGGTTCGTGTTACACCACCTCAGACTTTACGACAGATTTCGCTGAGTATTCTCCGTGTCGAACGC GGAATTGGGGTCACCATAAACAGGGTACTTGCCAAGCTGGACTCGGGGCATCTGTTTCTAAG GACGGAAAGCGATTATTCATTGGTGCCGTCGGAAGTTGGTATTGGCAAG gccaATTTTACTCGCAAAACTTGTATAGTCGACCGGATGTACTTTCGACCAACGAGGGACCGCCAGCAGACGACGATTCGTATCTCGGGTATTCGGTTGCCGTCGGTGCTTTTGGATTTGGTTCGGAATCCGGCGCTGCCGTTGGAATGCCTAGGGGCGCAGGACTTTTTGGAAAA GTCCTTTTATATTCCACCGACCTAATAAATTTGTACAACATCACTGGCGATCAACTTGGTGCATATTTCGGTTATTCGATTTGTGTGTCAGACGTAGACGGCGATGGTGGCGACGACATAATTATCGGTGCACCGCTATACAGCGAGTTTTCCAAAAACGACGGATCCTATGAGACTGGAAAAGTTTACGTGTACTTGAAAAAAGAG GGATATAAATTTTACGAACGGAACACAAGAATGGGATTTAACTCAAAATCTCGTTTTGGACTTGCTTTGAGTAACTTAGGCGATATAAACAAAGATGGATATGGAG ATTTTGCCGTGGGTGCTCCGTATGACGGACCCAATGAATTGGGCGCAGTATACATATACCACGGAACTAAAACTGGCGTTCGGGAAAAGTATTCTCAAGTGATCAAATCGGAAGACGTATCCGTTGGAGTGAGACCTATATCGACGTTTGGTTTTTCGTTGTCAGGCGGAACAGACTTGGACAACAATCAGTATCCAGATCTGATTATCGGTGCTTACGAATCAGACATAGCTTATTTCATGAAATCTAGACCCGTAGCTCAAATGACCACGTCCGTATATTTCAAGTCTGAAAATAAGCAAATAGCGCTGGAACGTAGAGAGTGTACGACCAGAGACGGTACTCTAGTCCCGTGTTTATTTTTGTCCACTTGTTTACAATATACGGGAATTGGCGTCGATGATCAACTGA atATTGAAATGCAACTGATACTGGATGCTAAGAAACCAAAATCTCCAAGAATGTTCTTTTTATTGGACGAAAACCGAAATGTATTGAACCATAGTTTAACGTTAGATAAGAATGATCAATCTTGTAAGACATTCAACGTTTACTTGAAG aacaaTGTTAGAGACAAGTTGACGCCATTAGAAGCAGAGTTGAGATATAGAATTATTGAGGAGAATAGAAAATTTACTAGAACTCTAACACCTGTAATAGATCTGGATAACGAACTATTTGCCGTCTCTAGAGACTCTATAAGTATACAAAAGAATTGCGGAGGAGATAATATTTGCATACCAAATCTTCGACTTATTGCTACACC GGACTCCGAATCTTTCTTGCTaggttcaaataaaaaattaaaagttgacgTTATAGTACAAAACGAAGGTGAAGATTCTTTTGAGACCACTTTTGACATGACTGTACCCCCAGgcatcaattatgtaaaaatagaaagagtagataataatgaaaacgatATACCTGTACAATGTTCAGCTCCATCAGAAATTACAAACAACACTTTACATTGTGACATTGGAAACCCATTGCCCCGAGATAAAAAT gtacaATTTAAAGTTGTTTTGGAACCATATCAAACTACTGAAACTAAGGCTAAATACGAATTCAACATGGTGGTGAACAGCACAAATCCAGAACGTTTTGATTCCATATCAGATAACACCAAATACTTAGGGGTACCTCTTTGGGCGGAAACCGATTTGATTATTGTAGGATCGTCAAAACCTGTggacgtacattataatataacgatggAAGAATCTCTAAATATTACCGACGAAAAGCAAATCGGCCCACAAGTTATTCACATATACGGGATTCGTAATAAAGGTCCTTCAGATATATTAGAAGCTGAAGCTTATATTGACTGGCCCATGTTCACATTGGcag GAGAACCACTGTTATACTTACTTGAAATGCCCGAAACAAATGGACAGGTAAAATGTGAAGCAATTGAAGAaattaatccattaaaattaaat ATCGATCGTAAAAGGAAATCGTATTTTGAATCGAGTGGTTTAATCTCTAGCGGCTCAGGTGCGTCGGTCACTGTTAAGGGTTCAGAAAGTACTAGTTCGAGTTCTGCAGGTGCGGTCGTTACGAAAATCAAAACGTTTGCGGAACTGACGGAGGAAGAAAAAAGACGTTTCATGGAAATCCAAAAGAAGGAAGAAGAAGAATCGAAATTGCAGTGGGGAGACGGTTCGTACGAACAAAAAATTCGATACCAAAACTCCAAACACGAATCGAGCGGAACGACAGTGAACGGCGGTATAAGCCATAGTCGTAATGAGGGTTCCGGAGCGACGGTCGTTACCGACGTCAACCGAGGGCCAAAATTCATGATTGGATCATCGGAGAGCGGCGGAGGCGGAGGCGTAGTCCACAGCGAGTATTCGGGATCGAAGTCAACGAGCGTGGTGACCGGTGGTCAACGTGGCAGCGAAGTATCCGGCACTTCGGTTGTTACTAACGCAAACCGAGGGCCGGCGTTCACCGTCGAGTCGTCTGAAAGCAATGGTGGCGTAGTGCATAACGAGTACGAATCGAAGTCCTCTTCTTCGGGTTCCGCGGGTGGCGCGTCGAGTACGCAGGGCAACCATTGGTCCGTGGCCGGTGGAGCGGAGAGTGACTCCCGGTACGGTTCATCGTCCCGCGGTGTGTACGGCGCCGCTCACTTTGACGAGTCCGAGTCGTCGTCAGGCGGTTCGACTTTCCAGATGGGTGCGTCGTCGTCCGGGGGTACGTCACGCGTCGAGACCGTGAACACAGATTCTCGTTTTGCGGGATCGTTTGAAAACAGCGCCGGATCGGAATCCCGTGGTCAGTCGTCCGTGACAGTCATCCAGAGCGGATCGGAAGCACGCGGCGGATCGAAAGTATATAGTGGATCGGAAGTACGCGGCGGATCGGAAGTATATGGTGGATCGGAAGTACGCGGCGGATCGAAGGTATACGGTGGTTCGGAAGTACGCGGCGGATCGGAAGTATATGATGGATCGGAAGTACGTGGCGGATCGAAGGTATACGGTGGTTCGGAAATACGCGGCGGATCGGAAGTACGTAGCGAATGGTCGTCCGGCGGTCAATCGTCAGTGAATTCGCACGGCGGAGCTAATGGTTGGGAAACGTCTAAGTCGACCGCCGAATCACGAGGAGAAAAATGGTCCCGTGACAATGGGGTCGGCACACAGTGGAATCAGGGCAGCAGTGGCTGGCACCAGGGCGCTAAAAACTTCACAAATTTCCGGGAATCAGAAAAAAGCCACGTAGCCAACACGACGTGGGACGACTCTACAGGCGGTGGTATGCCTAAGACGTACGTGACGGACCGATGGAGGACCAACAACGACGGAGTAGTGCGCAACGGCAGTTCGTCGCACGTCGTGGACGGTGACGCGTTGGACTACCGTGACGCTGCGGTGCGCAGGATGAACATGGCGGCGGGAACGGGCGGCGTGACCAACGTCTTGGGCGGTACGACAGGCGACGACAGTGACCTGTCGATCAGCCTGACCGGCGGCGCTGCAGTCACGGAAAGGCAGAACCAAGGATTCAGACAGACCAAAGTGGACGAGTCGGAAACGGTGCAAAGGTGGCGGACGGTAGACGGAAAACTGTACCGCGCCAACGCGGCAGGCACATGGGACACGTTGCACATGACTTCCGACGGTAGTGGGTCGACAGACGTGTACGAAGCGCAGGATTTAAGTCCGCAAAACTACGTCAAACCGACCGACGTCGACGGCAAGTTCAAGCTGTACACCCGGTTCCGGAGGGATACGCAAACCAAGCGGTGTGGACCCACGAGGTGCGTGACCGTCAAATGTAAGATTGGACCACTGTCCAAGGACCAAGAGGTGTGGCTGTCGTTTAGGTCCAGGGCTTGGGTCAGCACTCTGAAAAAG GTGGCGCTCAACAGACCGGTGACGCTGAGTTCCACGTTATCCGCAAAAGTCACGAAGCTACAATACATCGGCAAGCCGGAAAGTAAACTCGCCCAGGTCAGGAGCTACGAAGTGTTCACGGAAGTCATCCCTCGAGACCTGGCTGTTAAACCGGACATCATTCCGCTTTGGATCGTTGTCTTGGCCGCCGTCGCTGGAACGGCCATCCTGTTGCTGCTCGTGTACCTGCTCTACAAG TGTGGATTTTTCAAACGCAATCGGCCATCTAACGCACCAGAAAAACAACCATTGACACACAGAAATGGACAGGCAGAGCTTTATCAAACAGGAGACGAAGCTTTGTAG
- the LOC132922454 gene encoding epimerase family protein SDR39U1-like, with product MISISRSYSMTSKGRVLIGGGTGFVGKYLKQYLKDQNYDVTIISRKNNDINKSDSVISWDQIKKNEIPLDTVAVINAAGEPILEPTRFWTSKFKKSVWDSRVMTNQYLVDAINNMNTPKPKLFISFSGVGIYPPNTDKCKPYTESYDIKEFDYLSKLVIGIEESAIPKSDDVRSVIIRLGVVLGRHGGFISQLYPFFRFGLGICMGNGSQFFPWIHIDDVCRIVLFAIENNRVEGIVNGVAPEIITHQHFAKSFVEVFGHSFVLKVPGIIFKLIFGTERAKMVLEGQAVEPTKLNSLNFVYKLPDVKTALCRVSKE from the exons ATGATTTCTATAAGCCGAAGTTATTCAATGACAAGTAAAGGGAGAGTGTTAATCG GAGGTGGGACTGGATTtgttggaaaatatttaaaacagtacCTTAAGGACCAAAACTATGATGTTACTATCATATCTAgaaaaaacaatgatattaataaatctgATTCTGTTATAAGTTGG gatcagataaaaaaaaatgaaattccaCTTGATACTGTAGCTGTGATTAATGCTGCTGGTGAACCAATTCTCGAACCTACACGATTCTGGACCAGCAAGTTCAAGAAATCTGTATGGGATAGTAGAGTAATGACTAATCAATACCTTGTAGATGCAatcaataatatgaatacaccAAAAccgaaattatttatatctttttcTGGAGTAG gtatatatCCTCCAAATACAGACAAGTGTAAACCATATACAGAGAGTTATGATATTAAAGAGTTTGATTACTTATCGAAATTAGTAATTGGGATTGAAGAAAGTGCTATACCAAAATCAGATGACGTACGTTCAGTAATAATTagattag gggTTGTACTTGGCCGACATGGAGGATTTATAAGTCAGCTTTATCCATTCTTTCGTTTTGGTTTAGGAATCTGTATGGGTAATGGTTCTCAATTCTTTCCTTGGATACATATAGACGATGTTTGTCGTATAGTATTATTTGCTATTGAAAATAACAGAGTAGAGGGTATTGTCAATGGAGTTGCACCTGAA atTATTACCCATCAACACTTTGCCAAGAGTTTTGTTGAAGTCTTTGGTCATAGTTTTGTATTAAAAGTTCCaggaattatttttaagttaatatttggAACAGAACGCGCAAAAATGGTTTTAGAAGGACAAGCTGTTGAACCAaccaaattaaatagtttaaattttgtatacaaattgcCTGATGTCAAAACAGCATTGTGTCGTGTATCTAAAGAATAA
- the LOC132922481 gene encoding epimerase family protein SDR39U1-like, with protein MNWADLILNGVPNNITAVVNLTGEPIMVPFKRFGSNFKQKIWISRVGSTMLLTDLLNSTKCKPDVFITITSTDMYPSEGVHTEKFIPSDQMIDCNFFTRLGIDWEQASKNFPFRRISIRTGTVLGHNGGFLKCLKQLIAIGIGAKMGDGCQHQPWIHICDLLYLILFSIENKEVCGILNGVSPKSTTNEELITTYKHISKKSSVMLNTPRILLKTMFGEERTKLILEGRKVLPMGTLDYGFNFQYCEIESALRNILDK; from the exons ATGAATTGG GCCGATTTAATACTCAATGGTGTTCCCAATAACATAACTGCTGTGGTCAACTTGACTGGCGAACCTATCATGGTTCCTTTTAAACGTTTTGGAAGtaactttaaacaaaaaatttggATTAGCAGAGTTGGATCTACAATGTTACTTACTGATTTATTAAATTCCACCAAATGCAAGCCTGATGTGTTTATTACAATCACTAGTACTG ATATGTATCCATCAGAGGGAGTTCACACAGAAAAATTTATTCCTTCAGACCAAATGATAGACTGTAATTTCTTCACTAGATTAGGAATAGATTGGGAACAAGCTTCAAAGAATTTTCCTTTTCGTAGAATATCGATTAGAACAG GAACAGTACTGGGTCACAATGGTGGATTTCTCAAATGCTTGAAACAATTAATTGCTATAGGTATAGGGGCCAAGATGGGAGATGGGTGTCAGCATCAGCCTTGGATACACATTTGTGATTTACTGTACCTTATACTATTTTCAATAGAAAACAAGGAAGTATGTGGAATATTAAATGGAGTATCGCCAAag agcaCAACTAATGAAGAATTAATTACTACTTACAAGCATATATCAAAAAAGTCATCAGTAATGTTAAATACACCTAGAATATTACTTAAGACAATGTTCGGAGAAGAAAGAACAAAACTAATATTGGAAGGAAGAAAAGTTTTACCAATGGGAACATTGGATTAtggatttaattttcaatattgtgaAATTGAAAGTgctttaagaaatattttggataaatga